Proteins encoded together in one Myxococcales bacterium window:
- a CDS encoding HAMP domain-containing protein — protein sequence MSAKPRFGRGLSLQIKLVALLLVVVLIPAAASAYLITRVSRLAANFAAVEAASRNRSLERALRTYRELIETKKLHLNEIARRLVDDDGIAALDPGALERTLAAEPDVALLAYIDRAGHEVTRAQRAPPAGSEIKTIKFPLAAGGSLEVGVLVPAGLQQELRQLADSLAAARTVAKNRSALSDGYVLAFLAIVGISALAAIGVGLFAARRVTGRIAALVEVARAVSRGQPEARVRLHGADEMSELGTAFDTMLDDLSRQRTEIEYLQRIGAWQDVARRLAHEIKNPLTPIQLAVQQCVAAYQGDDPRMKRLLADTGEIVEEEIASLRRLVDTFRTLGQLPRVEAAPMPLVELVEELRLDPTVATRLEIVAPEAPVLVRADKLLLKRVLANLVENGMHAGQEAGRAGAVTVAWRALRDHVEVTIDDEGKGVSAEARAKIFEPYVTTKATGTGLGLAIAKKIALEHGGTLDVAADRAPTGGARFVLTIPLAT from the coding sequence GTGAGCGCCAAGCCGCGGTTCGGGCGCGGGCTGAGCCTGCAGATCAAGCTGGTCGCGCTGTTGCTCGTGGTCGTCTTGATCCCGGCGGCGGCGTCGGCCTACCTGATCACGCGCGTGTCGCGCCTGGCCGCCAACTTCGCCGCGGTCGAGGCCGCGTCGCGCAACCGCTCGCTCGAGCGGGCGCTGCGCACCTACCGCGAGCTGATCGAGACCAAGAAGCTGCACCTCAACGAGATCGCGCGGCGGCTGGTCGACGACGACGGCATCGCGGCGCTCGATCCCGGCGCCCTCGAGCGGACGCTCGCGGCCGAGCCCGACGTCGCGCTCCTGGCGTACATCGATCGCGCCGGCCACGAGGTCACGCGGGCCCAGCGCGCGCCCCCGGCCGGCAGCGAGATCAAGACGATCAAGTTCCCGCTCGCCGCCGGCGGCTCGCTCGAGGTCGGCGTGCTGGTGCCGGCCGGGCTGCAGCAGGAGCTGCGGCAGCTGGCCGACTCGCTGGCGGCGGCCCGGACCGTGGCCAAGAACCGCAGCGCGCTGTCCGACGGGTACGTGCTCGCGTTCCTGGCGATCGTCGGCATCTCGGCGCTGGCCGCGATCGGGGTGGGCCTGTTCGCGGCCCGGCGCGTGACCGGGCGGATCGCGGCGCTGGTCGAGGTCGCGCGCGCGGTCTCGCGCGGCCAGCCCGAGGCCCGCGTGCGCCTGCACGGCGCCGACGAGATGTCCGAGCTGGGCACCGCGTTCGACACGATGCTCGACGACCTCAGCCGCCAGCGGACCGAGATCGAGTACCTGCAGCGCATCGGCGCCTGGCAGGACGTCGCGCGCCGGCTGGCCCACGAGATCAAGAACCCGCTCACGCCGATCCAGCTCGCGGTCCAGCAGTGCGTCGCGGCCTACCAGGGCGACGACCCGCGGATGAAGCGCCTGCTCGCCGACACCGGCGAGATCGTCGAGGAGGAGATCGCCAGCCTACGCCGGCTGGTCGACACCTTCCGCACGCTCGGCCAGCTGCCCCGGGTCGAGGCCGCGCCGATGCCGCTGGTCGAGCTGGTCGAGGAGCTCCGCCTCGATCCGACCGTGGCGACCCGGCTCGAGATCGTCGCGCCCGAGGCGCCGGTCCTGGTGCGCGCCGACAAGCTGCTGCTCAAGCGCGTGCTCGCCAACCTGGTCGAGAACGGCATGCACGCCGGCCAGGAGGCCGGCCGCGCCGGCGCGGTGACCGTGGCCTGGCGCGCGCTGCGCGACCACGTCGAGGTCACGATCGACGACGAGGGCAAGGGCGTCAGCGCCGAGGCCCGCGCCAAGATCTTCGAGCCCTACGTGACGACCAAGGCCACCGGCACCGGCCTGGGCCTGGCGATCGCCAAGAAGATCGCGCTCGAGCACGGCGGCACCCTCGACGTGGCCGCTGACCGCGCCCCGACCGGCGGCGCCCGGTTCGTGCTGACGATCCCGCTGGCGACCTGA
- a CDS encoding diguanylate cyclase produces the protein MSEWKTRITKVQVVKPKAEAGEACLVLVYPPGADMGKKFPLSRSEIVLGRGSDCDIQVDRDSVSRRHARVFRQADQWMVEDLQSTNGSYVNDVPVQRSILKDNDFLKIGAAIFKFLSGAGVESSYYEEIYRMTIIDGLTGCHNKRAFLEFLEREIARCARHRRPLSLLMFDIDHFKNINDTHGHLTGDAVLKELSKRLLARVRREELLARYGGEEFAAVLPETDHAGAMIFGEQIRRLIADEPFEYEGDRFPVTISVGVATVEGEDIDPPGFIKMSDENLYRAKREGRNRVIG, from the coding sequence ATGAGCGAGTGGAAGACCCGCATCACCAAGGTCCAGGTCGTCAAGCCCAAAGCAGAGGCTGGCGAGGCGTGTCTCGTGCTCGTGTATCCACCGGGCGCGGACATGGGCAAGAAGTTCCCGCTGTCGCGCTCGGAGATCGTGCTCGGCCGCGGCAGCGACTGTGACATCCAGGTCGATCGCGACTCGGTGTCGCGCCGCCACGCGCGGGTGTTCCGCCAGGCCGACCAGTGGATGGTCGAGGATCTGCAGTCGACCAACGGCAGCTACGTCAACGACGTGCCGGTGCAGCGGTCGATCCTCAAGGACAACGACTTCCTGAAGATCGGCGCCGCGATCTTCAAGTTCCTGTCGGGCGCCGGCGTCGAGTCGTCGTACTACGAGGAGATCTACCGGATGACCATCATCGATGGTCTCACCGGGTGCCACAACAAGCGGGCGTTCCTCGAGTTCCTCGAGCGCGAGATCGCGCGGTGCGCGCGCCACCGGCGGCCGCTGTCGCTCTTGATGTTCGACATCGACCACTTCAAGAACATCAACGACACCCACGGCCACCTGACCGGCGACGCGGTGCTCAAGGAGCTGTCGAAGCGGCTGCTCGCGCGGGTCCGGCGCGAGGAGCTGCTGGCCCGCTACGGCGGCGAGGAGTTCGCCGCGGTCCTGCCCGAGACCGACCACGCCGGCGCGATGATCTTCGGCGAGCAGATCCGCCGGCTGATCGCCGACGAGCCGTTCGAGTACGAGGGCGATCGGTTCCCGGTCACGATCTCGGTCGGGGTCGCCACCGTCGAGGGCGAGGACATCGATCCGCCCGGCTTCATCAAGATGTCCGACGAGAACCTGTACCGGGCCAAGCGCGAGGGGCGCAACCGCGTGATCGGCTGA
- a CDS encoding alpha/beta fold hydrolase, producing MLGAPFFLPGDRRGVLCIHGFTGTPYEMRYLGDSLAARGMTVRGLALPGHATRIDDLYGATWRGWSDAVVAAYDDLAGRCDRVAVVGQSLGGLLALHLATRRRPAAVASLAAPLWLEGLGGVVARALTRGPLAGRVRTLPKLGGSDVRDPKVRAENPCYRGFPVSALGELLTFMEVVDAALPEVRAPLLILHATHDHTAPVASAHRIAARVGTVPRLRILPDSFHLISVDVERTIVAAEVGTWCARYLRGS from the coding sequence GTGCTCGGCGCCCCCTTCTTCCTCCCCGGCGATCGACGCGGCGTCCTTTGTATCCATGGGTTTACCGGGACGCCGTACGAGATGCGATACCTGGGCGACAGCCTGGCCGCCCGGGGCATGACGGTCCGCGGCCTGGCCCTGCCCGGCCACGCGACCCGGATCGACGATCTATACGGTGCGACCTGGCGGGGATGGAGCGACGCCGTGGTCGCGGCCTACGACGACCTCGCCGGGCGCTGCGACCGGGTCGCGGTGGTCGGGCAGTCGCTCGGCGGGCTGCTGGCGCTACACCTGGCGACGCGCCGGCGCCCGGCGGCGGTCGCGTCGCTGGCGGCGCCGCTGTGGCTCGAGGGTCTGGGCGGAGTGGTCGCGCGCGCGCTCACCCGCGGGCCGCTGGCTGGGCGCGTCCGGACCCTCCCCAAGCTCGGCGGCTCCGACGTGCGCGACCCCAAGGTCCGGGCCGAGAACCCGTGCTACCGCGGCTTCCCGGTGTCGGCGCTGGGCGAGCTGCTCACGTTCATGGAGGTCGTCGACGCCGCGCTGCCCGAGGTGCGGGCGCCGCTGCTGATCCTGCACGCGACCCACGACCACACCGCGCCGGTGGCGTCGGCCCACCGGATCGCGGCGCGGGTCGGCACGGTGCCGCGGCTGCGGATCCTCCCCGACAGCTTCCACCTGATCAGCGTCGACGTCGAGCGCACGATCGTCGCGGCCGAGGTCGGGACCTGGTGCGCGCGCTACCTGCGCGGCTCGTGA